ATAGAAATCTACTAACTGATTAATCGTTCCAGCATAAGTGTTTAAACTTTCTCCTTTATACTGATTCAACCATTAAAACAGAAATCTACACAATATATTCCTATGATCTTTATGTGTGTTAGGCTGTATCGATCATCGTATCATTATCAAAccatagtaaataaataaagcacaacTACCCAGCATGCATTACAGTTATcagtctaaaaaacagaacagcgCTCAAGTGTCGAGGTTTCGTTTATTTAAATAGACAATGATATTTCATTTTAGCGCGTCCATTAAACGGTGATTTGatcaatattttacattaaaaaatacaaaatactaaATGTTGATTTAGAAAAGTCCAAAGTATTTCctaaaaacataatgaaaaaacgaaaacctttaaaaaaaacagaaaacgttTCATTCCCAGtaatttcctatttttatattacaaaaacctaaagttaaaaacgtaaaaacaatAAGATGCTTGGCTTTTCACGACGTTTGAACACGGTTTACGGCTCCAGTGAAGAACTCGACGGTTAGCAACAACGCTAATCGTTCAAAGCAGACAAAGCCGCCTTTGTACGTTCACAAAATGATTAAGAAAAAGCCCGGAAAAGATTCATGTTGTAACGTTTTAAAACGTCAACAGTTCTCCGCTGACACGGCGGAGGATAACCGGAGCAGCAGAGCTCGTTTTAGTGAGCTTTCAGGACCTTACCTTCGACAGCACTCACCACTGACGGGTTCACACGAAGCTACTCTCGCGGGATGTGAAGTCTTAACGAGATCTTCAGACCGCTGATCTAAAACTGCTCAGGACGCCGCGGGTCCCGCCGTCAGCACGAACGTCCGCAGTCTGGCTGCTTGTAAATCAACGTTAACGTCAGACgacttttaaacacaaattcagCTTCTCTGAAGTGTTATCTTGAAAGGCTGCTTTGTTGAGATGAACGTGAccttaatttgatatttttaactcAAATTTCACACTAATAAACCGATAATAGTTTAAGTTATTTAAACCGCCGTCGTTGCGTAATGTTAGGGAGCGTCTACAAGCATCACGTTAACACAAACGTAAAATATCATTTTCCTGCTGCCGTCAAACAGCAGTGACGTTAGCTTCCCTCAAACCATTACGTTTCTATTCATTACCCCTTTGAATACCATACTCTGAACTGCAGTGTGtatgttatttcaaaataagatacagGAAAGTGATCTATCTGATCctttaaaaatgcttcaagagATTATTAgttaaaattgcaataaatacaagaaattcttttttttaattttgtataaaCATCTATCAAAATATTCACTACAAATGATCAAGTTGAGTGAACCAAAGAACCTCCGATGAGAagaattgatattttcttaaagCGTCATGGTCAGGGTTTGGACCGACTCTGTTTAACCCTCTCATGGATGGCCGCTCTTCAAGCTTCTTTAGTCACTTAATGTTTTTGGAAGTTCAGATACTAAACACTTTATCCACGCTGATGACCTGGAGATCAAACCTGGCTTCAGGCTCTGCTGAGCAAATCTGTGATCAGGATTAGAACTGAGCCCAGTTTTTCTGTCCAGCAGCGTTCGGATGTTTGAAGACACGTTCAGAGATGGAGAAGTTCAGACTGCTGTCAGAgcgacggacggacggacggagcgtccgtccgtccgtccgtccgtccgtccgtccgtccgtccgtccgtccgtccgtcctcCAGAGAAAGAGTTGCACTTTTCCCACGCTCCCTAGACTCTGACTGAACTCTCTTCCAGTTCCGCTGGATTGGCTGAATGACAGTTTCTGTTTCCTCTGACCTTCAACTGAAGTTTATTGATCCGGAAACTGAAGGTCTTCAGGGGTTCAGGTTTgtttcaacatttgtttttctggttgATGAAGAAGCTCCGACTGCAGCAGACAAGGTGAACGGAAACGTCTGCAGAGCCAGAATGTAAATGTTAGTTTGAAGTTTTCACTTGAAGGAAACAGATCGAGCAGATGGAACGGACAGGTGGAGACAGGTGCAGACAGGTGCAGACAGGTGCAGACAGGCGCAGACAGGCGGAGACAGGTGCAGACAGGCGCAGACAGGCGCAGACAGGTGGAGAGAGGTGCAGACAGGNNNNNNNNNNNNNNNNNNNNNNNNNNNNNNNNNNNNNNNNNNNNNNNNNNNNNNNNNNNNNNNNNNNNNNNNNNNNNNNNNNNNNNNNNNNNNNNNNNNNNNNNNNNNNNNNNNNNNNNNNNNNNNNNNNNNNNNNNNNNNNNNNNNNNNNNNNNNNNNNNNNNNNNNNNNNNNNNNNNNNNNNNNNNNNNNNNNNNNNNNNNNNNNNNNNNNNNNNNNNNNNNNNNNNNNNNNNNNNNNNNNNNNNNNNNNNNNNNNNNNNNNNNNNNNNNNNNNNNNNNNNNNNNNNNNNNNNNNNNNNNNNNNNNNNNNNNNNNNNNNNNNNNNNNNNNNNNNNNNNNNNNNNNNNNNNNNNNNNNNNNNNNNNNNNNNNNNNNNNNNNNNNNNNNNNCAGACAGGTGCAGATAGGTGCAGACAGGTGCAGACAGGTGCAGACAGGGGCAGACAGGCGCAGACAGGTGCAGACAGGTCCTGCTTCAGGTCTGCTTCATGCTGGGGGGTCATTAGGTTAAGTACTGCGGGCGTTTGCTTTCACTGTGCCTTTGAtctcattaaattaaaacttaacCAGCTTTGTCTGGACCCCCGCTGTTTCAGATGAAGAATGTGAGGGTGGCTGTGGTGGGGGCCGGGGTGGTGGGGGTCTCCACGGCGGTCTGCGTGGCAGAGACGCTCCCGTCCTGCGCCGTCACCCTGATAGCGGAGGCCTTCAGCCCGGACACCACCAGCGACGGCGCTGCAGGGATCCTCTTCGCTGCAGAGTTTCCAGGTGAGGCGCCGGAGCCGCGGCGGCGTCTGTGCAGCGagctctgacctctgacctcagtgTCCTCCTCAGATGTTCCCATAGCAACACAGAGACGCTGGTTCAAGAGCAGCTTCCAGCACCTGCTGGCCATCGCTCAGTCGGAGCACGCGCCTGAGGCCGGGGTCACTATGAGCTCCGGGTGAGGGTCCacacagaggaggagcaggagggggagtaggaggaggaggaaatggAGACTCCTCTCTGGGGAGACGCTCCTCATCTtcaacatttctacagaatctTTTCTCGTTTTCTTCTGATCTGATTTTCAGTCGATTCTGTCTTTAATCGTTTCTTTTCCTAGAGGAACGTCGAGTTTCTGGGATGTTGAACTTCTTAAATCAGCTTCTGGTTTTCTGCAGGTGGCAGATCTTCAAGGAGGTTCCAGAGAACCAGAAGCCGTTCTGGTGGGATCTGGTGATCGGGTTCAGAACCATGACCCACGAGGAGCTGCGGCGCTTCCCGGACCACAAGTTCGGTCAGGCCTTCACCACGCTGAAGTGTGAATGTCGCTCCTACCTGCCGTGGCTGCAGAGGAGGTTTGTCTTTACCCACCTCCTCCTTACCCCNNNNNNNNNNNNNNNNNNNNNNNNNNNNNNNNNNNNNNNNNNNNNNNNNNNNNNNNNNNNNNNNNNNNNNNNNNNNNNNNNNNNNNNNNNNNNNNNNNNNNNNNNNNNNNNNNNNNNNNNNNNNNNNNNNNNNNNNNNNNNNNNNNNNNNNNNNNNNNNNNNNNNNNNNNNNNNNNNNNNNNNNNNNNNNNNNNNNNNNNNNNNNNNNNNNNNNNNNNNNNNNNNNNNNNNNNNNNNNNNNNNNNNNNNNNNNNNNNNNNNNNNNNNNNNNNNNNNNNNNNNNNNNNNNNCCCTCCTCCTTACCCGTCTCCTCTTTACCCACCTCCTCCTAATCTGCCTGCTCCTTACCCCCCTCCTACATACCCACCTCCTCCTTACCCCTTCTTCCTTACCCATCTCCTCCTTAACTTTCGCCTCCTGCAggttcagagcagcaggaggtcgGGTGGAGCAGAGGAGGCTCAGCAGCCTCCAGGATGTGGGCGGTGGCTTCCACCTGGTGGTGAACTGCTCGGGTCTGGGCTCCAGGGTGCTGGCGGGCGACGTGCAGATGGAGCCGGTCCGAGGTCAGGTCCTGCAGGTGGAGGCGCCGTGGCTGCAGCACTTCATCCGCGACGGAGACGGGAAGACCTACATCTACCCGGGGATCCGCAGCGTCACCATCGGCGGGACCCGGCAGGCGGGGGACTGGAGGCTGCAGGAGGACCGGACCGACACTGAAGGGATCCTGGAGCGCTGCCGCCAGCTGGAGCCCTCGCTGGCCAGAGCCAAGGTTCTGAGCTGCTGGGTCGGTTTGCGGCCCGGCAGGAGGAACCCGAGGCTGGAGCGGGAGTGGCTGCAGCTCGGGGGCCGCCGGGTCCCCGTGGTCCATAACTACGGCCACGGGGGCTGGGGGGTCACCCTGGCCTGGGGTACGGCGGAGCACGCCGTGGAGCTGGTCCGGCAGAGCCTCCGGGAGAACCTTCAGTCCAGACTGtagagttctggttctgaaccaGAACTTCACGTATAACCCAGGATCACTTCCAGTTTGTAGGGAGGGTCGTGAAGGTTCCCTGCTGATGCATGCTGGGAATAAAAAGCACTTCACCATGAGACGcgtctttaaataaagtttattcactTCACAGAAAATCTGGATTTACTCAAAACGCCTCAGAAATAAAAGGATTTTATAGAATGAAGGATAAaacatttgttatattttactcTAGACTGCCCCCCCATGTCAGACCAGAGGAGTCCAGGCTGTCATCGCTCTGATTCACGA
The genomic region above belongs to Oryzias melastigma strain HK-1 linkage group LG22, ASM292280v2, whole genome shotgun sequence and contains:
- the ddo gene encoding D-aspartate oxidase isoform X1, whose product is MTVSVSSDLQLKFIDPETEGLQGFRFVSTFVFLVDEEAPTAADKMKNVRVAVVGAGVVGVSTAVCVAETLPSCAVTLIAEAFSPDTTSDGAAGILFAAEFPDVPIATQRRWFKSSFQHLLAIAQSEHAPEAGVTMSSGWQIFKEVPENQKPFWWDLVIGFRTMTHEELRRFPDHKFGQAFTTLKCECRSYLPWLQRRFRAAGGRVEQRRLSSLQDVGGGFHLVVNCSGLGSRVLAGDVQMEPVRGQVLQVEAPWLQHFIRDGDGKTYIYPGIRSVTIGGTRQAGDWRLQEDRTDTEGILERCRQLEPSLARAKVLSCWVGLRPGRRNPRLEREWLQLGGRRVPVVHNYGHGGWGVTLAWGTAEHAVELVRQSLRENLQSRL
- the ddo gene encoding D-aspartate oxidase isoform X2, whose protein sequence is MKNVRVAVVGAGVVGVSTAVCVAETLPSCAVTLIAEAFSPDTTSDGAAGILFAAEFPDVPIATQRRWFKSSFQHLLAIAQSEHAPEAGVTMSSGWQIFKEVPENQKPFWWDLVIGFRTMTHEELRRFPDHKFGQAFTTLKCECRSYLPWLQRRFRAAGGRVEQRRLSSLQDVGGGFHLVVNCSGLGSRVLAGDVQMEPVRGQVLQVEAPWLQHFIRDGDGKTYIYPGIRSVTIGGTRQAGDWRLQEDRTDTEGILERCRQLEPSLARAKVLSCWVGLRPGRRNPRLEREWLQLGGRRVPVVHNYGHGGWGVTLAWGTAEHAVELVRQSLRENLQSRL